A single Salmo trutta chromosome 14, fSalTru1.1, whole genome shotgun sequence DNA region contains:
- the LOC115207484 gene encoding protein ABHD14B-like, whose amino-acid sequence MCAAKMTEGSLHVESCKAPFFYRQAEPATGEVNLSILLLHGIRFSSENWLNIGTLETLAKAGCRAVAIDLPGFGQSKSAVAPSAVGELAPGRFLKHVCEVLGMGPVVVVSPSLSGMYSLPFLFQHEALVRAYIPVAPICTEKFTAEQYISIQTPSLIVYVYGDHQLKEVSLNNLRKLANHKVLMMKGAGHPCYLDDPATWHMALTDFLSTL is encoded by the exons ATGTGTGCTGCTAAAATGACAGAAGGGAGCTTGCATGTGGAATCCTGCAAGGCCCCTTTCTTTTACAGACAAGCTGAACCGGCTACAGGTGAAGTCAATCTGTCCATCCTACTTCTGCACGGCATCCGTTTCTCATCTGAGAATTGGCTCAATATAGGTACACTGGAGACATTGGCCAAAGCTGGCTGTCGTGCTGTGGCCATCGACCTACCAG GTTTTGGCCAGTCTAAGTCAGCGGTGGCCCCATCCGCTGTAGGAGAGCTGGCCCCTGGTAGGTTCCTGAAGCACGTGTGTGAGGTCCTGGGGATGGGGCCAGTGGTGGTAGTCAGTCCCTCTCTCAGTGGCATGTACTCCCTGCCCTTCCTCTTCCAGCACGAGGCTCTGGTCCGGGCATACATCCCTGTGGCTCCCATCTGCACTGAGAAATTCACAGCAGAGCAGTACATCAGCATAcag ACTCCGTCTCTGATTGTCTATGTCTATGGAGACCATCAGCTAAAGGAGGTTTCTCTGAACAACCTGAGGAAGCTAGCCAATCACAAGGTGTTGATGATGAAAGGAGCAGGACATCCATGCTATCTGGACGACCCAGCCACGTGGCACATGGCTCTCACTGACTTTCTCAGTACGTTGTGA